A genomic segment from Amygdalobacter nucleatus encodes:
- the dnaA gene encoding chromosomal replication initiator protein DnaA, with translation MDMSDALNLDNEQAALAKTIWHNALKKIKSKVSTVLFVTWIEPLVPFYVDENRLFLSTPDDFSYRYLVKYLPLFADVIAESNSFRLEVKLVVGTEGIKQALANLQPDSVTSSFDAAQTVIEQREANIEPEFVNEKVEPEVQVKPETFAAVQPKQTFIQPQAIDEQPQAKIIVNPLYQQHFRKDYTFDNFIVGPNNTMAHAACQAIANSYFTDGQKPYNPLFLYGGSGLGKTHLLNAIGNSVLQHRPQTRILYLQTEDFVNEFIATIRKQNYNVFRNKYRNCDLLLIDDIQFIEGKEQMQEEFFYTFNTLYENNAYIVITCDKHPRYLVTLEERLKTRFLSGLACDINPPNYETRMAILQARAQALHEDIDINIISYIAKNISLNIRELEGALNSVLAIKHLSGYINLTLAEKALEPIIKHNIAETITPDFIADVVATYYNIVKANLYSSCKESKYTYPRHVAMYLCRDLLNMTYASISKAFNRSDHTTTRNACLKIEKALKNDLSLQKEIASIKNSLHEH, from the coding sequence ATGGATATGTCTGATGCACTCAATTTAGATAACGAGCAAGCAGCATTGGCTAAAACTATTTGGCACAATGCTCTAAAGAAAATCAAGTCTAAAGTATCCACCGTTCTTTTCGTAACGTGGATTGAGCCACTTGTGCCTTTTTATGTTGACGAAAATCGCCTATTTTTGAGTACACCTGATGATTTCAGCTATCGTTATTTAGTCAAGTATTTACCCTTGTTTGCTGATGTGATTGCTGAATCTAATTCATTCCGTTTAGAAGTTAAATTAGTAGTTGGCACTGAAGGCATCAAGCAAGCTTTAGCTAATTTACAGCCAGATTCTGTTACATCTAGCTTTGACGCAGCCCAAACGGTTATTGAACAACGAGAAGCTAACATTGAACCTGAATTTGTTAATGAAAAAGTAGAACCAGAAGTACAAGTAAAACCTGAAACTTTCGCAGCTGTTCAACCTAAACAAACTTTTATTCAGCCACAAGCAATTGATGAACAGCCACAAGCAAAAATCATCGTAAATCCCCTCTATCAGCAGCATTTTCGCAAGGATTACACGTTTGATAATTTCATTGTTGGCCCTAACAATACAATGGCGCACGCTGCCTGTCAGGCTATTGCCAATTCCTATTTCACAGATGGCCAAAAGCCTTACAATCCCCTCTTTCTCTATGGCGGTAGCGGTTTAGGCAAAACTCATCTTTTGAATGCTATTGGTAACTCTGTCTTACAGCATCGTCCTCAAACTAGAATTCTCTACTTACAGACAGAAGACTTCGTCAATGAATTTATCGCTACGATAAGGAAGCAAAATTACAATGTTTTTAGAAACAAATACCGTAATTGTGACTTATTGTTGATTGACGATATTCAATTCATCGAAGGCAAAGAACAGATGCAAGAAGAATTTTTCTACACTTTCAATACCCTTTACGAAAATAACGCTTACATCGTCATCACTTGTGATAAGCATCCGCGCTATTTAGTTACGCTTGAAGAACGCTTAAAAACACGTTTTCTCTCTGGCCTAGCTTGTGATATTAATCCGCCAAACTACGAGACACGTATGGCTATTTTGCAAGCAAGAGCCCAAGCTTTGCACGAAGACATTGATATTAACATCATCAGTTATATAGCTAAGAATATCAGTCTGAACATTCGTGAATTAGAAGGTGCTTTGAATAGCGTATTAGCCATAAAACACTTATCTGGTTATATCAACTTAACATTGGCTGAAAAAGCGCTTGAACCAATTATTAAGCACAATATAGCTGAAACAATCACGCCTGATTTCATCGCTGACGTTGTAGCAACTTACTACAACATCGTCAAGGCAAATTTGTACTCATCCTGCAAAGAAAGCAAGTACACTTACCCTCGCCACGTGGCCATGTATCTGTGCAGAGATTTATTAAATATGACTTATGCTAGTATCTCCAAAGCTTTTAACCGCTCTGACCATACAACGACCCGTAACGCCTGCCTAAAAATCGAAAAAGCGCTAAAAAATGACTTAAGTTTGCAGAAAGAGATCGCCAGCATCAAAAACAGCTTGCATGAGCATTAG
- a CDS encoding SAM-dependent methyltransferase, whose product MSDAKIAAENNMTSFNLAIVSQNSLKKQAFTQACLLLTAKLPTIKVNLVAELAQSATSARSISVLALDYAQLNSSTNVSRETFKQQLLSLFQANSWKTCFILQVLPLDIFIQNVDLANLNLQLSAFFKANQASPMLNASASDNAKVADKSESTRTAEITSNSAIEATETTGATETAKVVETAKFSPVHRASLLNCKSDLARNEHLELREMLAKFVHTEPLNVLYFGNCFCLTLGNLSFSIHRSPYLLDLWPKSNSKDENSVSRAKYKLLELADRLANSEQAAELDKEKEHNLASFLCKQADETQLESIRTQYKQLPKNIYQTIKIWQTAPHLAFDLGAAPGGWTEVLLNYNYQVIAIDPQHLKITAKANLWHFQALSDQFLEMAKANNFALAKANLLVNDMKMFFRPSLALAAAFLPYLTNDAIIIQTIKLSKTESYFKQIKDIKRYLEHALPKCKLEFVRQLSVNRSELTLVLSKITG is encoded by the coding sequence ATGTCTGATGCAAAAATAGCGGCAGAAAACAATATGACAAGCTTTAATTTGGCTATTGTCAGCCAAAATAGTCTGAAAAAACAAGCATTTACACAAGCTTGTCTGTTATTAACTGCTAAATTGCCTACCATTAAAGTGAATTTAGTAGCCGAACTTGCTCAGTCCGCCACCTCTGCAAGAAGCATATCGGTTCTAGCGCTTGATTATGCTCAATTAAATAGCTCAACCAATGTTTCACGTGAAACATTTAAGCAGCAATTGCTGAGTTTATTTCAAGCGAACAGTTGGAAAACCTGTTTTATTTTGCAAGTATTACCTTTAGATATTTTCATTCAGAACGTTGATTTAGCAAATCTTAACTTACAATTAAGCGCATTTTTCAAAGCAAATCAGGCTTCACCTATGCTTAATGCTTCTGCTTCTGATAATGCTAAAGTGGCCGATAAATCAGAGTCTACTAGAACAGCTGAAATTACCAGTAATAGTGCAATTGAAGCGACTGAAACTACTGGTGCTACTGAAACAGCCAAAGTTGTTGAAACGGCCAAATTTTCGCCCGTTCATAGAGCGTCACTACTTAACTGTAAAAGTGATTTAGCTAGAAATGAACATTTGGAACTTAGAGAAATGCTTGCAAAATTCGTGCATACAGAGCCATTAAACGTTTTATATTTTGGAAATTGTTTCTGTTTAACACTTGGTAATCTGTCATTTAGTATACATCGTTCACCCTATCTGCTTGACCTTTGGCCAAAAAGCAATTCTAAGGACGAAAATTCTGTATCTAGAGCTAAATATAAATTGCTGGAATTAGCCGACCGTCTTGCTAATTCAGAACAAGCTGCCGAACTGGATAAAGAAAAAGAACATAATTTGGCATCTTTCTTATGCAAGCAGGCTGATGAAACTCAATTAGAAAGTATCAGAACGCAATATAAACAGCTACCGAAAAACATATACCAAACAATCAAAATCTGGCAAACAGCTCCTCATTTAGCCTTCGATTTGGGCGCTGCACCAGGTGGTTGGACAGAAGTTCTCTTAAATTACAATTATCAAGTCATCGCCATCGATCCACAACACCTCAAAATCACAGCCAAAGCTAATCTCTGGCATTTTCAGGCATTAAGCGATCAATTTTTAGAAATGGCCAAAGCAAATAATTTTGCATTAGCTAAAGCTAACTTATTAGTCAACGATATGAAGATGTTTTTCCGCCCTAGCCTAGCCTTAGCAGCTGCATTTTTGCCATATCTAACTAATGACGCGATTATCATTCAAACAATTAAGTTAAGCAAAACTGAAAGCTATTTCAAGCAAATCAAAGACATTAAGCGCTATCTTGAGCACGCCTTGCCTAAATGTAAACTTGAATTTGTTCGCCAATTATCCGTAAATCGCTCCGAATTGACACTCGTGTTAAGCAAAATAACCGGGTAA
- a CDS encoding 3'-5' exonuclease codes for MIYIIFDLEWNMASGHYEEVGKPRITKSCTVVTKKRIPIFEIFQIGAVSLSSNLQIKEHYSALIRPQIYPQINKYVQRLTKVKKDELKVSPPFTTVIYDFYAWIWRQFPEAEQMKACEVCQLPYDKIAEQSYGFSELQALLKELPLMFGTWSTSDAKPLRENLNYYALPNSLPAKFIDIQKLYELFSGDEAGAHAVKRAVDFLTIEPDEAYHDALNDALYTALIFQNLEPAFKFAAWDYHGLPLSDNYNLKAKQDPSDNFKAGLVCSNLDDNNEPIKLSWPRLHRMYNLVKKTTSDLSVSLGLNLSDTKYRANLKAKRRQNVLCNCMQSKYNLKKIDDKLEARLHLLTQADLEAFICSFAYDANPNLQQEHGDEN; via the coding sequence ATGATTTATATCATTTTCGATTTAGAGTGGAATATGGCAAGTGGCCACTATGAAGAAGTGGGGAAGCCACGCATAACGAAAAGCTGTACGGTTGTTACTAAGAAGCGTATACCAATTTTCGAGATTTTTCAGATTGGTGCTGTCAGTTTAAGCTCCAATTTGCAAATCAAGGAACACTATTCTGCTTTGATCAGACCTCAGATTTACCCGCAAATTAATAAATATGTGCAACGTTTGACAAAGGTTAAGAAAGATGAACTTAAAGTGTCGCCGCCTTTTACAACGGTTATTTATGACTTTTATGCTTGGATTTGGCGTCAATTCCCTGAAGCTGAGCAGATGAAAGCTTGTGAGGTATGCCAATTACCGTATGACAAAATAGCTGAGCAAAGTTATGGCTTTAGCGAGTTACAGGCACTTTTGAAAGAGCTGCCATTGATGTTCGGAACTTGGAGTACATCAGATGCTAAACCATTAAGGGAAAATTTGAATTATTATGCTTTGCCAAACAGTTTACCAGCTAAATTCATTGATATTCAAAAACTCTATGAGCTATTCAGCGGTGATGAAGCAGGCGCACATGCTGTTAAACGTGCAGTTGACTTTTTAACAATTGAGCCAGACGAAGCTTATCACGATGCGTTGAATGATGCTTTGTACACAGCCTTGATATTCCAAAATTTGGAACCAGCTTTCAAATTTGCAGCCTGGGATTATCATGGACTACCTTTGTCTGATAACTACAACTTAAAGGCTAAGCAAGATCCTAGCGATAATTTCAAAGCAGGACTTGTTTGCTCAAACCTTGATGATAACAATGAACCTATCAAATTAAGCTGGCCGAGATTGCATCGCATGTATAATTTGGTCAAAAAAACAACTTCAGATTTGTCTGTCAGTTTGGGACTTAATTTGTCAGATACCAAGTATCGCGCTAATTTGAAGGCTAAGCGTAGACAGAATGTGCTATGCAATTGTATGCAGAGCAAATACAATTTGAAGAAGATTGATGATAAGTTAGAAGCAAGATTACATTTGCTGACGCAAGCAGATTTAGAAGCTTTTATCTGTTCATTTGCTTATGATGCCAATCCAAATTTGCAACAAGAACATGGTGATGAGAATTAA
- a CDS encoding NAD-dependent epimerase/dehydratase family protein, whose product MKRIILTGSLGQIGSELALFLADKYGQENVLVTDLAKETIPALSHLAYKQLDVTDYANFLACAKEFKADTVMHLAAILSARGETMPQKTWQVNMQGLVNALEVARELKAQIFCPSSIGAFGPSTPHDNTPQDTLQRPETMYGVTKVSGELLCDYYHKRFGVDARGVRFPGLISWKTLPGQGTTDYAVHIYYGAIENKTYTSYIKAGTYMDMMYLPDALQAIVDLMEAPSDKLQHRNAFNVSAMSIEPEMVAASIKKFIPEFTIKYEVDPIRQAIADSWPNSLDISAAQKEWNFHAEYDLDKMTEDMLANLKVKLAK is encoded by the coding sequence ATGAAAAGAATCATCCTAACAGGCAGCTTGGGTCAGATTGGCAGCGAATTGGCGTTGTTCTTGGCAGATAAGTATGGTCAAGAGAATGTTCTAGTTACAGATTTAGCCAAAGAAACTATACCAGCTCTCAGCCATTTAGCCTACAAACAACTTGATGTTACAGATTATGCCAATTTTTTGGCATGTGCTAAAGAATTTAAGGCTGATACAGTTATGCATTTAGCAGCAATTTTATCAGCTCGTGGTGAGACAATGCCACAAAAGACATGGCAAGTTAATATGCAGGGCTTAGTAAATGCTTTGGAAGTTGCACGCGAATTAAAAGCTCAGATTTTCTGCCCGAGTTCAATCGGCGCATTCGGACCAAGTACACCGCATGATAATACACCACAAGATACATTGCAAAGACCAGAAACTATGTATGGTGTAACAAAGGTATCGGGCGAATTGTTGTGTGATTATTATCATAAACGGTTTGGCGTTGATGCACGTGGCGTACGTTTTCCGGGCCTAATTTCATGGAAGACGCTCCCAGGTCAGGGAACAACTGATTATGCCGTGCATATTTATTATGGCGCAATTGAGAATAAAACTTATACTTCCTATATTAAAGCTGGCACTTATATGGATATGATGTATTTGCCAGATGCTTTGCAAGCAATTGTTGATTTAATGGAAGCCCCAAGTGACAAGTTGCAACATCGAAATGCCTTTAACGTTTCAGCTATGAGTATTGAGCCTGAAATGGTGGCTGCTTCAATTAAGAAATTTATCCCTGAATTTACGATTAAATACGAAGTTGATCCTATTCGTCAAGCAATTGCTGACAGTTGGCCAAATTCTTTGGATATTAGCGCTGCTCAGAAAGAGTGGAATTTCCATGCTGAATATGATTTGGACAAGATGACGGAAGATATGCTAGCTAACTTGAAAGTTAAATTAGCTAAATAA